In Cicer arietinum cultivar CDC Frontier isolate Library 1 chromosome 1, Cicar.CDCFrontier_v2.0, whole genome shotgun sequence, one DNA window encodes the following:
- the LOC101512662 gene encoding uncharacterized protein codes for MVRGVTDNGIRSRKKSSRGHHRFVGVRQRPSGRWVAEIKDSIQKIRLWLGTFDTAEDAARAYDTAARALRGANARTNFDLPQAATNGGGGAKRGASSTFKMETTEPFSFEDVNESGSDSNCFLGALKAKLFDGKEGRFFSFPFHNSVPVVQSNMVSNSSQNFCAKNELTHANNNTMPSLLSVSSNTSSKSVVIPNHDHEVVDGVNNNQLCQTPSIMTNMLWSNEMEYEFPWHTQNMMTHVPDNSISTSFPWPGVIESNVETNMVNMQLPIVGGANEGFWTLEQQQQFVQCENNSWFGSSGSWDPLIYVPSELA; via the coding sequence ATGGTAAGAGGAGTAACTGATAATGGAATCCGTAGCAGAAAGAAATCATCAAGAGGTCACCACAGATTCGTAGGAGTTCGTCAAAGACCATCAGGAAGATGGGTGGCAGAGATCAAAGACTCTATACAGAAAATTAGGCTCTGGCTCGGTACATTTGATACAGCTGAAGATGCAGCTCGTGCTTATGACACTGCTGCTAGAGCTTTAAGAGGTGCTAATGCAAGAACAAACTTTGATTTGCCACAAGCTGCAACCAATGGTGGTGGTGGTGCCAAACGTGGTGCTAGTTCCACTTTCAAGATGGAAACCACTGAACCCTTTTCTTTTGAGGATGTAAATGAATCTGGGTCAGATTCAAATTGTTTTCTTGGTGCACTAAAAGCAAAACTTTTTGATGGAAAAGAAGGGAGGTTTTTTTCATTTCCTTTTCATAATTCTGTTCCTGTTGTTCAATCAAACATGGTTTCAAATTCAAGTCAGAACTTTTGTGCTAAGAATGAATTAACTCAtgctaataataatactatGCCTAGTTTGTTGAGTGTTTCATCAAACACTTCTTCTAAGAGTGTTGTCATACCAAATCATGATCATGAAGTTGTTGATGGTGTTAACAAtaatcaactttgtcaaacaccATCTATTATGACAAACATGTTATGGTCAAATGAAATGGAATATGAATTTCCTTGGCATACTCAGAATATGATGACTCATGTTCCTGATAATAGTATTAGTACTAGTTTTCCATGGCCAGGGGTAATAGAGTCAAATGTTGAAACAAATATGGTGAACATGCAGTTACCTATAGTTGGTGGAGCAAATGAAGGGTTTTGGACATTGGAGCAGCAACAGCAGTTTGTTCAATGTGAGAACAATAGTTGGTTTGGTTCTAGTGGATCTTGGGATCCTCTTATCTATGTTCCCTCTGAGCTAGCTTGA